One Tolypothrix bouteillei VB521301 DNA window includes the following coding sequences:
- a CDS encoding DEAD/DEAH box helicase — protein MNTTSNSEADSDMLRSQLAEDYRQLSTLEQTIVQLFSVIYEPINRTTFLECLTYIGARNEKGHLFNASTLKPYINKLLAAGLLVQPLGQGPQCHPLLVEIATRDSVRTGRFDTLVKAVQEKLPIKTRWEDGPRYFKSQSQLIREVRIGLYNHSFNFIHKQLEDYGKYNTQDRISIENIFTLVCNNPFDADWFRTLPVELYKSAISVILWNATLKCYPVEEAFALLEEECSTPDGHSSDDLQLILTEQLLLRGHLQEAQQSLERISDESGHYATTFWGWLTFLRGEHEKAIEYFTAGLKAFKKDRGQRQVYFSTTSSLFFILALLKEGSLERLREAEEYSSLISRQSNHWLRLIYSRLKIVLQVQQGDIAQKSFVVDARVPSIEEGNSLETLLCSLCLYWMDGDRAKKQLPKLLEHLYEQAVASGYDWVAMEAAELLSRLKPRSTYEAKAAILREDSQAESIVDLIRPQEPWELSLKALANLQKEPQTPVKTYTERRLAWFITFYSSKCVLQPREQKINAKGTWGVGRPIALKRLSDNLSEFDYITPQDLRVCAYIETYYDGSYGYYGKTEYTLNEKAILELVGHPFVFWEDSPTTRVEIVKGEPELLVKKGNLDKSGKASAKSDRLILEFFPKLPERQEILAVKETPTRIKVIEIGAGHRRIAEILGKENRLEVPVLAKDRVLAALNAVSGIVTVHSDIGGGLENAREVAARATPHVHLLPAGEGLKVAVMVRPFDGGGPYYIPGTGGETVIAEVEGTRLQTTRNLSEEKQLANAAIAACPTLTRQEEQDGEWLVKELEDCLELLQELQALGDSIVLEWPEGEKFRIDRRADLNDFQLKIQRQGDWFAVSGELKLDETLVFDMQQLMELLEQTPSRFVPLKNGQFLALTQAFRKRLDELRAFTEKNGKGMRFHPLAAMVVEDLAEEVGNLQADKHWKAHIQRLKEAQNLQPKLPSTLQAELRDYQLEGFQWLARLAHWGVGACLADQMGLGKTVQALAVILTRAHEGPTLIVAPTSVCLNWVSETQRFAPTLNIIQFGSGNRQKVLERLQPFDILICSYGLLQQEEVAEMLSEVLWQTIVLDEAQCIKNIATKRSQSAMKLQGGFKLITTGTPIENHLGELWNLFRFINPGLLGSLESFNQRFAIPIEKFQDKQARNRLKKLIQPFLLRRTKNQVLEELPSRTETTLHVDLSREEMALYEALRRDAIAKLAESEVAGGQKHLQVLAEIMKLRRACCNTRLVMPDAPLPSAKLQVFGEVVEELLENRHKVLVFSQFVDHLQIIREYLDNQQIEYQYLDGSTPALERKKRVDAFQSGEGDIFLISLKAGGTGLNLTAADYVIHMDPWWNPAVEDQASDRAHRIGQQRPVTIYRLVAKDTIEDKIVSLHHHKRDLADSLLEGAEMSSKISTEELLQLIQER, from the coding sequence ATGAATACCACGAGCAATTCTGAGGCTGATAGCGATATGCTTCGCTCACAACTTGCTGAAGATTATCGTCAGCTATCAACGTTGGAACAAACTATTGTCCAATTGTTTTCGGTTATTTATGAGCCTATCAATAGAACCACGTTTCTGGAATGTTTGACATATATTGGCGCACGTAATGAGAAAGGTCATCTTTTTAATGCTTCAACTTTAAAGCCTTATATTAATAAATTGTTAGCAGCAGGGTTGTTGGTACAACCACTTGGACAAGGTCCTCAGTGCCATCCTTTGCTTGTGGAGATTGCGACTCGCGATTCAGTGAGAACAGGAAGGTTTGACACACTAGTTAAAGCCGTTCAGGAAAAACTACCTATTAAAACTCGATGGGAAGATGGACCTCGATATTTTAAAAGTCAGAGCCAATTAATCCGGGAAGTCCGCATTGGTCTTTACAACCACAGTTTCAATTTTATTCACAAGCAACTTGAGGATTATGGGAAATACAACACTCAAGATCGTATATCAATAGAAAATATCTTCACTCTCGTTTGTAATAATCCATTTGATGCAGATTGGTTTCGGACTCTGCCTGTAGAATTGTACAAGAGCGCTATATCTGTTATTTTATGGAATGCAACCTTGAAATGTTATCCAGTAGAAGAGGCGTTTGCATTGCTTGAAGAAGAATGCTCTACTCCTGACGGGCATTCTTCAGATGATTTGCAATTGATTTTAACGGAACAACTGCTTTTAAGAGGTCACCTACAAGAGGCTCAACAGAGTTTGGAGCGTATATCTGATGAGTCCGGACATTATGCGACTACCTTTTGGGGTTGGCTAACTTTCTTACGTGGCGAGCATGAAAAAGCTATTGAGTATTTTACAGCCGGTCTCAAAGCCTTCAAGAAAGATAGGGGACAAAGACAGGTATATTTCAGCACTACAAGCAGCTTGTTTTTTATCTTAGCTTTGTTGAAAGAGGGATCGCTCGAACGCCTTCGGGAAGCAGAAGAATATAGCAGTTTAATTTCACGCCAGTCCAACCATTGGTTGAGGTTAATTTATTCGAGACTGAAAATAGTACTGCAAGTTCAGCAGGGCGATATCGCACAAAAATCATTTGTTGTCGATGCTCGCGTTCCTTCTATAGAAGAGGGTAACAGCTTAGAAACTCTGTTGTGTTCCCTTTGTCTTTACTGGATGGATGGCGATCGAGCAAAAAAGCAACTTCCTAAGTTGTTAGAACATTTATATGAGCAAGCAGTGGCGTCCGGTTACGACTGGGTGGCGATGGAAGCAGCAGAACTGCTATCTCGGCTCAAACCACGCAGCACTTATGAAGCGAAAGCAGCGATCTTGCGTGAAGATAGCCAAGCAGAAAGTATTGTAGACCTGATTCGACCTCAAGAACCTTGGGAACTTAGCTTGAAAGCACTAGCTAATCTTCAGAAAGAACCGCAAACACCAGTTAAAACTTATACTGAACGGCGCTTGGCTTGGTTTATTACTTTCTATTCCAGCAAATGCGTGCTGCAGCCTCGCGAACAAAAGATCAATGCTAAGGGAACTTGGGGTGTGGGTCGTCCTATCGCTTTGAAGCGGTTGAGCGATAATCTGAGTGAGTTTGATTATATTACCCCTCAAGACCTAAGGGTCTGTGCTTATATTGAAACTTATTATGATGGATCTTATGGATATTACGGAAAAACTGAATACACTTTAAACGAAAAAGCAATTTTGGAGTTAGTAGGACATCCTTTTGTGTTTTGGGAAGATTCGCCAACAACTCGGGTAGAAATTGTGAAAGGAGAACCGGAATTGTTGGTGAAAAAAGGGAATCTTGATAAGTCGGGTAAGGCTTCCGCCAAGAGCGATCGCCTCATACTGGAATTTTTTCCCAAGCTTCCAGAAAGACAGGAAATCCTGGCTGTTAAAGAAACTCCAACTCGGATAAAAGTGATTGAAATCGGTGCGGGACACCGACGAATTGCAGAGATTTTAGGTAAGGAAAATCGGCTGGAAGTCCCTGTCCTAGCTAAAGATCGAGTCTTGGCTGCTCTCAATGCAGTATCTGGAATTGTCACCGTACATTCTGATATTGGGGGCGGGTTGGAAAATGCTCGAGAAGTTGCAGCACGAGCCACACCCCACGTTCATTTGTTACCCGCAGGAGAAGGGTTGAAAGTGGCTGTCATGGTTCGACCTTTTGATGGAGGTGGTCCCTATTACATCCCCGGTACGGGTGGTGAAACCGTGATTGCGGAGGTTGAAGGTACGCGCTTGCAAACCACACGCAATTTGAGTGAGGAGAAGCAACTTGCCAATGCTGCGATCGCAGCTTGTCCCACCTTAACCCGTCAAGAGGAACAAGATGGTGAATGGCTGGTAAAGGAACTCGAGGACTGTTTGGAACTGTTGCAGGAACTGCAAGCGTTGGGGGATAGCATAGTGCTGGAATGGCCAGAAGGAGAAAAATTCCGTATAGATCGCCGTGCTGACTTGAACGATTTTCAGTTAAAGATTCAACGCCAGGGAGATTGGTTTGCTGTGAGTGGAGAGTTGAAATTGGATGAGACTCTAGTATTTGATATGCAGCAACTGATGGAACTGTTAGAGCAAACACCCAGCCGTTTTGTTCCGTTAAAAAACGGTCAATTCCTTGCTTTAACCCAAGCATTTCGCAAACGCCTTGATGAATTGCGGGCGTTTACGGAAAAGAATGGTAAAGGTATGCGCTTTCACCCACTTGCAGCAATGGTTGTGGAAGATTTGGCGGAAGAAGTGGGGAATTTGCAAGCTGACAAACATTGGAAGGCGCATATCCAACGTCTTAAGGAGGCGCAGAACTTACAACCAAAACTGCCTTCTACATTACAAGCAGAACTGCGAGATTACCAACTTGAGGGATTTCAGTGGTTGGCGCGTTTGGCTCATTGGGGAGTTGGGGCGTGTTTAGCTGACCAAATGGGATTGGGGAAAACGGTGCAAGCATTAGCTGTCATCCTGACTCGCGCTCATGAAGGACCAACCCTCATTGTGGCTCCTACTTCAGTGTGTTTGAACTGGGTAAGTGAAACGCAGCGTTTTGCTCCAACCCTTAATATTATTCAATTTGGGAGTGGCAATCGCCAAAAAGTTTTGGAGCGGCTGCAACCATTTGACATATTGATTTGCAGCTACGGTTTGTTGCAACAAGAAGAAGTGGCTGAAATGCTGTCTGAGGTGCTGTGGCAAACTATTGTTCTGGATGAGGCTCAGTGTATCAAGAATATAGCAACCAAGCGTTCCCAATCTGCAATGAAACTTCAAGGTGGGTTTAAACTAATTACGACGGGAACTCCTATTGAAAACCATCTTGGGGAACTGTGGAATCTTTTCCGCTTTATCAATCCTGGGTTGCTTGGTTCGTTGGAAAGCTTTAACCAACGTTTTGCCATTCCCATTGAGAAGTTTCAGGACAAACAAGCACGTAATAGATTGAAAAAACTGATTCAACCGTTTCTGCTACGGCGCACGAAAAATCAGGTCTTGGAGGAGTTACCTTCTCGAACTGAAACTACCTTGCACGTGGATTTGAGCCGGGAGGAAATGGCATTGTATGAAGCGTTGCGTCGGGATGCGATCGCCAAACTAGCAGAGAGTGAAGTCGCAGGAGGTCAGAAACACCTACAAGTTCTAGCAGAAATTATGAAACTGCGTCGCGCCTGTTGCAATACACGTTTGGTAATGCCTGATGCACCACTTCCCAGCGCCAAGTTGCAAGTTTTTGGTGAGGTGGTGGAGGAGTTGCTGGAAAATCGCCATAAGGTTTTGGTGTTTAGTCAGTTTGTGGATCATTTGCAGATAATCCGCGAGTATTTAGACAATCAGCAGATCGAGTACCAGTATTTAGATGGGAGTACACCAGCATTAGAACGCAAAAAACGGGTGGATGCCTTTCAGTCTGGAGAAGGGGACATCTTCTTAATTAGTCTGAAAGCGGGAGGTACGGGGCTGAATCTCACAGCTGCTGACTATGTCATTCATATGGACCCTTGGTGGAACCCAGCAGTCGAAGACCAAGCCTCCGATCGCGCCCACCGCATCGGTCAGCAACGTCCGGTCACGATTTATCGCTTGGTAGCAAAAGATACTATAGAAGATAAGATTGTGAGTCTGCACCATCACAAGCGAGATTTGGCGGATAGTTTGTTAGAAGGTGCGGAGATGAGCAGCAAGATATCTACTGAGGAATTGCTACAGTTAATTCAGGAAAGGTGA
- the mgtE gene encoding magnesium transporter: MLTWEGRAELSSIADLNQLKVELNRLPAVDVGDYIVEQPTEKRAIAFRLLNKDQAIAVFEYLPSEIQEELIEALHDTQVCQIVEAMSPDDRVELFDELPAKVVKRLLQQLSSEERQVTATILGYPEGTAGRVMTTKYVRLQQGLTVGEALNKIRRYDEDKETIYYAYVTDENRKLVRVISLRQLLFTIPDAHVRDVASDRVVKVKTETPQEEVAQLMKRYDLIALPVVDREDKLVGIVTIDDVVDILEEEATEDIQKLAGVSGGDEAALSPPHVTLSKRFPWLLANIGLYVGAASAIAPFQQVISVVPVLAVIMPILSNTSGNVAIQALSVTVRGLGVGEVTPKDTFKILRKEILAGLGTSVGLGLSLGILSLIWSPPQERWVALVAAVVMAVNVFVAASMGTVLPMGLKRLKLDPALISGPLLTTLLDAVGFLTFLTLISVALKIVR; this comes from the coding sequence ATGCTCACCTGGGAAGGACGTGCTGAACTGTCAAGCATTGCTGACTTAAACCAGCTCAAAGTTGAACTCAATCGTTTACCAGCTGTTGATGTAGGCGACTACATTGTCGAACAGCCCACAGAAAAAAGAGCGATCGCATTCCGCTTGCTAAACAAAGACCAAGCGATCGCAGTTTTTGAATACTTACCCTCTGAAATTCAAGAAGAACTGATTGAAGCACTTCACGACACGCAAGTCTGTCAAATTGTAGAAGCAATGAGTCCAGACGATCGCGTAGAGTTGTTTGATGAGTTACCTGCAAAAGTTGTCAAGCGCTTGTTGCAACAACTTAGCTCTGAAGAAAGGCAAGTGACAGCAACAATTCTCGGCTACCCTGAAGGAACAGCCGGGCGTGTCATGACAACTAAATATGTCCGCTTACAGCAAGGTTTAACAGTGGGGGAAGCTTTAAACAAAATTCGTCGTTACGATGAAGATAAAGAAACCATCTACTACGCCTACGTCACAGACGAAAACCGCAAGCTCGTGCGGGTAATTTCCCTGCGCCAGCTATTATTTACCATTCCTGATGCTCACGTCAGAGATGTGGCTAGCGATCGCGTTGTCAAAGTCAAAACGGAAACTCCCCAAGAAGAAGTCGCTCAGTTGATGAAGCGCTACGACTTGATAGCACTTCCTGTTGTGGATCGCGAAGACAAACTTGTGGGGATCGTTACTATTGATGACGTAGTAGACATTTTAGAAGAAGAAGCCACAGAAGATATTCAGAAACTAGCAGGTGTGAGTGGTGGTGATGAAGCCGCCCTCTCGCCGCCCCATGTCACTCTCAGCAAGCGTTTTCCCTGGCTATTGGCTAATATTGGCTTGTATGTAGGAGCAGCAAGTGCGATCGCGCCATTTCAACAAGTCATTTCCGTAGTCCCAGTTTTAGCTGTCATCATGCCAATTCTATCCAATACCAGTGGTAACGTCGCCATTCAAGCTCTATCCGTAACAGTACGGGGATTGGGAGTAGGAGAAGTGACACCAAAAGACACTTTTAAAATTCTTCGTAAGGAAATTCTCGCAGGATTGGGGACATCTGTAGGGCTGGGATTATCCTTGGGTATACTGTCCTTAATTTGGTCACCACCGCAAGAGAGATGGGTAGCACTTGTTGCTGCGGTGGTGATGGCTGTGAACGTATTTGTCGCAGCTAGTATGGGTACAGTGCTACCAATGGGTCTTAAAAGATTAAAATTAGACCCGGCATTGATTAGCGGACCGTTGTTAACAACGTTATTAGATGCAGTCGGATTTCTCACTTTCCTAACGCTGATTTCGGTGGCTTTGAAGATTGTTCGTTAA
- a CDS encoding tyrosine-type recombinase/integrase — protein sequence MNEIVKIDVIDAEIFSGEEIQMLGDYYFPGRARVQTTEQLVELWINSANIKSAQTKRVYCQIALDLCSWMRDRYSISDLRFCTLAHLQSYVVWLKEEKPVRGQKDRKGLSQNASAKYVAAIRSLWSFGTKESIGYFPCNAAAELAMEWEETLSQRILSEQQIWELEEAAGILSDRHLLLFQLIYYSGCQVGEIGETEATAGKKAESKPGLRWKQIREDGDCIIVTVTGKGSKTRSMRLDPETSAALLAVKGDASPDDPVFPSCSNRRKGRALTDRGIRALMAEVCEKAGIKFSPNWLRHAHATHALKRGAPTICVQKQLGHSSLAVTGKYVHVNPERGTGEYLRNR from the coding sequence ATGAACGAAATTGTCAAAATAGATGTTATAGATGCTGAAATCTTTTCTGGGGAAGAAATTCAGATGCTTGGAGATTATTACTTCCCTGGGAGAGCTAGAGTTCAAACTACAGAACAGTTAGTGGAATTGTGGATAAATTCTGCCAACATTAAAAGCGCTCAAACCAAAAGGGTGTACTGTCAGATCGCTCTGGATTTGTGCAGTTGGATGCGCGATCGCTACTCAATTAGCGATCTGCGTTTCTGTACCCTGGCACATTTGCAGTCTTATGTGGTTTGGCTTAAGGAGGAAAAGCCAGTACGAGGGCAGAAAGATCGGAAAGGGTTGAGTCAGAATGCATCTGCTAAATATGTTGCTGCTATCAGGTCGCTCTGGTCTTTTGGGACGAAAGAAAGTATTGGCTATTTTCCATGCAATGCAGCAGCCGAACTTGCTATGGAGTGGGAAGAAACTTTATCCCAGAGAATCTTGAGTGAACAACAAATTTGGGAATTAGAGGAAGCAGCAGGTATTTTGAGCGATCGCCATCTGCTATTATTTCAGTTGATTTACTATTCCGGTTGTCAGGTGGGGGAGATTGGGGAAACAGAAGCAACAGCGGGAAAAAAAGCAGAGTCCAAACCGGGGTTGCGATGGAAGCAAATCAGAGAGGATGGGGATTGCATTATTGTAACGGTGACGGGGAAAGGGAGTAAGACGCGCTCTATGAGACTTGACCCCGAAACTAGTGCAGCACTTTTGGCAGTCAAGGGTGATGCTTCACCTGACGATCCAGTTTTCCCAAGCTGTTCAAATCGTAGGAAGGGGAGAGCACTGACCGATAGAGGTATCAGGGCATTGATGGCAGAGGTGTGCGAAAAAGCAGGGATTAAGTTTTCACCAAATTGGCTCAGACACGCCCATGCAACTCATGCTCTTAAAAGAGGTGCGCCAACTATTTGCGTGCAGAAGCAACTCGGACACTCCAGTTTGGCTGTTACGGGTAAATACGTCCATGTAAATCCCGAACGAGGAACTGGGGAATATTTGAGGAATCGGTAG
- a CDS encoding TniQ family protein: MLFNQLNLQSPESIQQLNLPQRSHLYPLQPLLLGTPLTESFTSYITRLAAVHQVPTGILLAQELAPLISRYPGPNLDSLSNIFFHIFFNQTGAWNGTGTMALEPVLILQKLTQQPHLKYLTLIYWSQVLSTRNLLRKYKAWCPLCYSESSQKGLPVYEPLIWCVSALKICPLHKYPLMNYCPNCGHNIYLLAWNTKNGFCCRCHSWLGISCSTIESHLLRCQDIEWQNFIAQQLGLLIAQAPYLIELPLREYVALAIDKCIQVATGGNAKAFAEQMYLSSTVPRDWRVGNALPQLDKLLRVCYRLSISLIDIYLGKLDLDNPIVFQELPLSEQYFKTNRPFDAPKAREFLEQHHESNPPQSLKQVAFQLGYDSKDLYRYFPDLCSQISARYKLHNKIFGKHRV; the protein is encoded by the coding sequence ATGCTCTTTAATCAATTAAATTTACAATCGCCGGAGTCTATCCAGCAATTAAATCTACCGCAGCGTAGTCATTTATATCCGTTACAACCATTATTATTAGGCACACCACTAACTGAAAGTTTTACCAGCTACATCACACGTTTAGCTGCTGTTCATCAAGTTCCTACAGGAATCTTACTGGCTCAGGAATTAGCTCCTCTCATTAGCCGTTATCCCGGACCGAATCTAGATAGTTTATCCAATATATTTTTCCACATCTTTTTTAATCAGACAGGTGCATGGAACGGGACTGGAACTATGGCACTTGAACCTGTATTAATCTTACAGAAACTGACTCAACAACCCCATTTAAAATATTTAACATTAATCTACTGGTCACAAGTTTTATCGACTAGAAATTTATTACGTAAATATAAAGCTTGGTGTCCATTATGTTACTCAGAATCTAGCCAGAAAGGACTACCAGTATATGAACCATTAATTTGGTGTGTATCCGCACTGAAAATTTGTCCGCTCCATAAATATCCTTTGATGAATTATTGTCCAAATTGCGGTCACAATATTTATCTACTAGCTTGGAACACTAAAAATGGATTTTGTTGTAGATGCCATTCCTGGTTAGGTATAAGTTGTTCAACGATTGAATCGCACCTTTTGAGGTGCCAAGATATAGAATGGCAAAACTTTATTGCACAACAGCTTGGTTTATTAATCGCTCAAGCTCCCTATTTAATTGAACTACCTTTGCGAGAATATGTAGCTCTTGCTATAGATAAGTGTATTCAAGTAGCAACTGGAGGCAATGCTAAAGCTTTTGCAGAACAAATGTATTTAAGTTCTACTGTCCCAAGAGATTGGCGTGTTGGTAACGCATTACCCCAACTCGATAAACTCTTACGTGTATGCTACCGACTATCTATCTCTTTAATTGATATCTATTTAGGGAAACTAGATCTGGATAATCCTATAGTTTTTCAAGAATTACCATTATCCGAACAATACTTTAAAACTAATCGTCCATTTGATGCTCCCAAGGCCCGAGAATTTTTAGAGCAGCATCACGAATCAAACCCACCCCAATCTTTAAAGCAGGTTGCATTTCAACTTGGCTATGACTCGAAAGATTTGTACAGATATTTTCCTGATTTGTGCTCCCAAATCTCCGCACGTTACAAATTACACAATAAAATCTTTGGAAAACATCGTGTATAA
- a CDS encoding pentapeptide repeat-containing protein, whose translation MSRIKGFGMPKVMSAEQLLEQYSQGERNFERSELNGANLSGVVLRGINLSRASLRKADLTGTDISEALLFQTDFSTAILNKAQLSQANLTGANLNRSFMTGAVLKKTILLRTTLCGAMLIRTSLLETRLREADFSYANLSGADLSGAVVALANFTGAKYSLSTIFAEDFDPIQAGMQLIHIPS comes from the coding sequence ATGTCAAGGATAAAAGGATTTGGAATGCCAAAAGTTATGAGTGCCGAACAACTATTAGAGCAGTACAGCCAAGGAGAACGTAACTTTGAAAGGTCTGAACTCAACGGTGCTAATTTAAGTGGAGTTGTGTTGCGAGGGATTAATTTGAGTAGAGCCAGTTTGAGAAAAGCCGACCTGACTGGGACAGATATAAGCGAAGCACTTTTGTTTCAGACTGATTTCAGTACAGCAATTCTTAATAAAGCTCAATTGAGTCAGGCAAATCTAACGGGTGCCAATCTCAATCGTTCGTTCATGACGGGTGCTGTTCTCAAAAAAACTATATTGTTAAGAACCACTTTATGTGGAGCTATGCTTATAAGAACTAGTTTGTTAGAAACTCGATTGCGAGAAGCCGACTTCAGCTATGCCAATTTAAGCGGTGCTGACTTGTCTGGAGCAGTCGTTGCTCTTGCAAACTTTACCGGAGCAAAATACAGCCTTAGTACAATTTTTGCCGAAGATTTTGACCCCATTCAAGCAGGTATGCAATTAATTCATATACCATCTTAG
- the dinB gene encoding DNA polymerase IV, with translation MDAFYASVEQRDNPDYRGKPLVVGGSPKERGVVAAASYEARKYGIHSAMPSRVAISKCPHLIFVRPRFEVYRAVSEQIHSIFEHYTDLFEPVALDEAYLDVTQNKQNLSYASTIARHIKAAILEETGLTATAGVSFNKFLAKMASGLNKPNGLWVILPEQAEAFVQQLPIEKFHGIGEVTAAKMHELGIRTGADLSRKSLSELTQHFGKVGQHYYKIARGQDDRAVEPNRIRKSIGAETSFAEDLHERASMLVELEQIAQILYERTNKHQASGRTLTLKVKFSDYQLLTRSKTLMSPIGELDRIAAVARELFEAIDMEERGVRLLGISLSNLDNVKSAKRIQLSLFE, from the coding sequence ATGGACGCTTTTTATGCCTCGGTTGAGCAACGGGACAATCCCGATTACCGAGGCAAACCGTTAGTCGTGGGTGGGTCTCCCAAGGAGCGCGGGGTGGTAGCAGCAGCTAGTTACGAAGCAAGAAAATACGGGATTCATTCTGCTATGCCTTCACGAGTTGCAATCTCCAAATGTCCCCACCTGATATTTGTCCGTCCCCGGTTTGAGGTTTACCGTGCTGTATCAGAGCAAATCCACAGCATCTTCGAGCATTACACTGACTTATTTGAGCCCGTTGCTTTGGATGAAGCTTACTTGGACGTAACTCAAAACAAGCAAAACCTTTCTTATGCTTCCACCATTGCCAGACACATCAAAGCTGCCATTTTAGAAGAAACTGGATTAACTGCAACTGCGGGTGTATCCTTCAACAAGTTCCTAGCAAAAATGGCATCGGGACTGAACAAACCAAACGGGCTTTGGGTCATCTTGCCAGAACAAGCCGAAGCTTTTGTCCAACAGTTACCAATTGAGAAGTTTCACGGGATTGGAGAGGTGACGGCGGCTAAAATGCACGAGTTGGGAATTCGTACTGGTGCCGATCTCAGTCGGAAATCGCTGTCTGAACTAACCCAACACTTTGGCAAAGTAGGACAGCACTATTACAAAATTGCCAGGGGTCAAGATGACCGCGCCGTAGAACCCAACCGCATCCGTAAATCCATTGGTGCGGAGACATCCTTCGCTGAAGATTTACACGAACGCGCCTCAATGCTGGTGGAATTGGAACAAATTGCCCAAATCCTTTACGAACGCACAAACAAACATCAAGCTTCCGGACGGACTTTAACCCTAAAAGTGAAGTTTTCAGACTACCAGCTTTTGACCCGCAGCAAAACATTAATGAGTCCGATCGGTGAGTTGGATCGGATTGCAGCTGTTGCCAGGGAACTCTTTGAAGCCATTGACATGGAGGAACGCGGTGTGAGGTTGTTGGGCATTTCGCTGTCCAATCTCGATAATGTTAAGTCAGCCAAACGGATTCAGTTATCCCTATTTGAATGA
- a CDS encoding GNAT family N-acetyltransferase: MTAKSPTSADNFIIRPMNRFEFELVISWAADEGWNPGIYDAECFYQCDPHGFFLAELNGEPIGSISAVTYGKDFGVIGFYIVKPQFRGQGFGLKIWKTAMAYLSTERNISVDGVIAQQENYKKSGFQIAYNHIRYKAIGGGAVPDNVVELAAVPIDELVAYERNFFPTERVRFLQLWIQQPNSAALGVMSEGHIVGYGVIRQSHTGFRIGPLFANNGQIAEQLLLALLAKATDAPVFLDVPDANPEAIALAQRYGMKPVSEVARMYTREIPKLPINRIFAVTSLEVG, translated from the coding sequence ATGACTGCAAAATCGCCAACGAGCGCTGACAACTTCATTATTCGCCCGATGAACAGGTTTGAATTTGAGTTAGTAATTTCTTGGGCAGCAGATGAAGGTTGGAATCCTGGTATATATGATGCTGAATGTTTTTATCAGTGCGATCCCCACGGTTTTTTTCTGGCTGAATTGAACGGCGAGCCAATAGGGAGCATTTCTGCTGTAACTTACGGAAAAGACTTTGGCGTTATTGGTTTTTACATAGTTAAGCCACAGTTTCGCGGGCAGGGCTTTGGGCTCAAAATATGGAAGACTGCAATGGCATATCTGAGTACCGAGCGTAACATTAGTGTAGATGGAGTCATTGCCCAACAAGAAAACTACAAAAAATCGGGTTTCCAAATTGCTTACAACCATATTCGTTACAAGGCAATTGGCGGCGGTGCAGTACCAGATAACGTCGTAGAACTTGCAGCTGTGCCAATTGATGAGTTAGTTGCTTACGAGCGCAATTTTTTTCCCACCGAGCGAGTTCGCTTCCTGCAATTATGGATTCAGCAGCCAAACAGTGCTGCTTTAGGAGTGATGAGCGAAGGACATATTGTTGGTTATGGAGTCATCCGACAAAGCCATACTGGTTTTCGCATTGGACCTTTATTTGCAAACAACGGACAGATTGCCGAACAACTCTTACTTGCTTTACTTGCTAAGGCAACCGATGCTCCCGTGTTTTTGGATGTGCCGGATGCCAATCCAGAAGCGATCGCTCTAGCTCAACGTTACGGAATGAAGCCTGTCTCTGAAGTAGCTAGAATGTACACCAGAGAAATTCCTAAGTTGCCCATAAACCGTATATTTGCAGTAACAAGCCTGGAAGTTGGTTAG